Proteins encoded within one genomic window of Anopheles gambiae chromosome 3, idAnoGambNW_F1_1, whole genome shotgun sequence:
- the LOC1271290 gene encoding clavesin-1, whose translation MKTAQPPFDIVTEPPSQELLEVSRHELRETPEVREQAILKLRELLHNATDLHYADDDDFLLVFLRPCHFYPDSALKMMRRIADFKKNNYPLMHNLAPEDEKLSFIDHKIVNVLTNRDRKGRRILIVSCGAVWDPKAVTAEKLFRMFYLVHLVAQLEPATQINGVVIVMDFEGLSLKQVRGLSPSFSKLLLTFLQEAVPLRMKEFHILKQPYIFNMVWTLFKPFIGDKLKKRLYFHGSDMKKLHKHIDPADLPKNYGGTRPALDYSSRDWYPCIEKYTEHIQRWNGYGYAAGP comes from the exons atgaagACCGCACAGCCACCGTTTGACATTGTGACGGAACCGCCATCGCAGGAGCTGCTCGAGGTGTCGCGCCACGAGCTGCGCGAAACGCCCGAGGTGCGCGAGCAGGCGATCCTGAAGTTGCGCGAGCTGCTGCACAACGCCACCGATCTGCACTAcgcggacgacgacgacttcCTGCTGGTGTTTCTGCGCCCGTGCCACTTCTACCCGGACAGTGCGCTCAAAATG atgCGCAGAATAGCCGACTTCAAGAAGAACAACTACCCGCTCATGCACAACCTGGCGCCGGAGGATGAGAAGCTTTCCTTTATCGATCACAAGATCGTGAACGTGCTGACGAACCGCGACCGCAAGGGTCGGCGGATACTGATCGTAAGCTGCGGCGCCGTCTGGGACCCGAAAGCGGTGACGGCCGAGAAGCTGTTCCGGATGTTTTACCTGGTGCATCTAGTCGCCCAGCTCGAGCCGGCCACCCAGATCAACGGGGTGGTGATCGTGATGGACTTTGAGGGTTTGTCGCTCAAGCAGGTTCGTGGCCTGTCGCCCTCGTTCTCGAAGCTGCTGCTAACGTTCCTGCAGGAGGCGGTGCCGCTGCGCATGAAGGAGTTCCACATCCTCAAGCAGCCGTACATCTTCAACATGGTGTGGACGCTGTTCAAGCCGTTCATTGGCGATAAGCTGAAGAAGCGG CTCTACTTCCACGGCAGCGACATGAAGAAGCTGCACAAGCACATCGACCCGGCCGATCTGCCCAAAAACTATGGCGGCACGCGGCCCGCCCTCGACTACAGCTCCCGCGACTGGTATCCCTGCATCGAGAAGTACACCGAGCACATCCAGCGATGGAACGGCTACGGCTACGCGGCCGGACCTTGA